Proteins from a genomic interval of Phlebotomus papatasi isolate M1 chromosome 3, Ppap_2.1, whole genome shotgun sequence:
- the LOC129808315 gene encoding cytochrome P450 6a22-like, translating to MPCTVFFALGATVLLVWWYISFKFTYWARRGVIQMPPSFPFGNIREVGRTLHSAELMKSVYEKFRGSGQAFVGLYYFTRPVAMVTDLNLVRDILVRKFVHFSDRGVYFNEVDDPLSAHLFSLEGEKWRDLRRTVSSLFSPTRTRVFHNAIWEVSSRLAVCIGAKTSHNPTINVSDLSGRYVIDTIGQCVFGINPNTILDDTAPFRAISAKIFSMTPMQMLKHLFMQSFRNTARKFHMKLTKKDVEDFFLSLNCTQPEGNFTQQTSFTQLLQKLREEGKLSSNQVTAQSFIFFVAGFETSAITIAYCLHELAWNPLIQERLREEILELEQGDLSWDDINRMTLLSAVVNETLRKYPPGGNFLRVAKEDFKVGNKIIERDTLVVIPLYGIHRDENFHSNPLIFNPDRPELAQHSCMFMPFGDGPRHCIGRRFALHQVKLVISALVSHYRFSPTPDASYSIELAKNTVLLKPQKPIFLNVERLRDDSLSLEKTKTLL from the exons ATGCCTTGTACTGTGTTTTTTGCACTTGGTGCTACTGTGTTACTTGTCTGGTGGTATATTTCTTTCAAATTCACATATTGGGCACGTCGAGGGGTTATCCAGATGCCCCCGAGCTTTCCCTTTGGCAACATCAGAGAAGTAGGTCGAACTCTGCACTCTGCTGAACTTATGAAGAGCGTTTATGAGAAATTCCGGGGAAGTGGTCAAGCTTTTGTTGGTTTGTACTATTTCACTCGACCAGTAGCCATGGTGACTGATCTCAATCTAGTCAGAGACATCCTCGTGCGAAAGTTCGTCCACTTCAGTGATCGGGGAGTGTACTTCAATGAAGTGGATGATCCACTGTCAGCCCACCTCTTTTCGCTAGAAGGTGAGAAGTGGCGGGATTTACGGCGTACCGTATCATCTCTATTCTCACCAACTCGTACAAGAGTGTTCCATAATGCTATTTGGGAAGTCAGCTCACGTTTAGCAGTCTGCATTGGTGCTAAAACCTCCCACAATCCCACCATCAACGTGAGCGATTTATCTGGAAGGTACGTCATCGATACCATCGGACAATGTGTCTTTGGTATCAACCCAAACACCATCCTCGACGATACAGCACCTTTTCGCGCCATTTCCGCCAAAATATTTAGCATGACTCCCATGCAAATGTTGAAGCACCTCTTTATGCAATCCTTTCGCAATACAGCGAGAAAATTCCACATGAAACTCACCAAAAAGGACGTTGAGgatttctttctctctctcaattgCACGCAACCAGAGGGAAATTTCACGCAACAAACTAGTTTCACGCAATTGTTGCAGAAACTCAGAGAAGAGGGAAAACTCTCCAGCAATCAGGTCACAGCCCAATCATTCATTTTCTTCGTGGCGGGATTTGAAACTTCAGCTATCACTATTGCTTACTGTCTCCACGAATTGGCCTGGAATCCATTAATTCAGGAGAGGCTGAGGGAAGAAATACTGGAGCTGGAGCAAGGTGATTTATCCTGGGACGATATCAATCGAATGACTCTACTCAGTGCAGTCGTGAATG AAACTCTGCGAAAGTATCCTCCTGGAGGGAATTTCCTTCGAGTGGCCAAAGAAGACTTCAAAGTTGGGAATAAAATAATTGAGAGAGATACTCTTGTGGTTATCCCACTCTACGGTATCCACCGTGATGAGAACTTCCATTCCAATCCATTGATATTCAATCCAGATCGACCGGAACTAGCGCAGCATTCATGCATGTTTATGCCCTTTGGCGATGGACCAAGGCACTGCATTGGTCGTCGATTTGCTCTCCATCAGGTTAAATTGGTCATTTCCGCATTGGTCAGTCACTACAGATTTTCCCCAACTCCAGACGCTTCCTACAGCATTGAACTGGCAAAAAACACGGTTCTCCTGAAACCACAGAAACCCATCTTTCTCAATGTGGAACGCCTCAGAGATGATTCATTATCtcttgagaaaacaaaaactcttctttaa